One stretch of Armigeres subalbatus isolate Guangzhou_Male chromosome 2, GZ_Asu_2, whole genome shotgun sequence DNA includes these proteins:
- the LOC134209056 gene encoding uncharacterized protein LOC134209056 gives MPTEIHSDNGTNFRGANNTLVELHRLLENKRTREAINNECSLKRIQWYFIPPRAPSFGGLWEAAVKTAKTSLVKTLGSTQLSYEDFATILTQIEANMNIGTSLQSLPEPDYTSIPSNRLQHYHELQKLVQQHWDRWRKEYLYEQNHQRKKAGSATNIQVGQIVLVQDEGKPSISWPLARIVQNHPGDDGVVRVATLRTLSGTYKRSISRIYPLPCDQQHNTDEISTPAS, from the exons ATGCCAACGGAAATACACTCCGACAATGGTACAAATTTTAGAGGAGCAAATAACACCCTGGTTGAACTGCATCGTCTTTTGGAGAACAAGCGCACGAGAGAAGCAATCAACAACGAATGCAGCCTGAAGCGAATTCAATGGTATTTCATACCACCGCGAGCACCTTCATTCGGCGGATTGTGGGAGGCGGCCGTCAAAACAGCTAAAACGTCTTTGGTGAAAACACTCGGAAGCACTCAACTGTCCTATGAAGATTTCGCGACCATCCTGACCCAAATCGAAGCCAACATGAATA TCGGTACGTCGCTACAAAGTCTGCCGGAGCCAGACTACACCAGTATCCCTAGCAACCGATTGCAACATTACCACGAACTGCAGAAGCTGGTCCAACAACACTGGGATCGATGGCGTAAGGAGTACCTCTACGAGCAGAACCATCAAAGGAAGAAGGCTGGATCAGCGACGAACATCCAAGTTGGGCAAATTGTGTTGGTACAAGATGAAGGAAAACCATCTATATCATGGCCGCTGGCACGAATTGTGCAAAATCACCCTGGAGATGATGGCGTAGTTCGCGTTGCGACACTACGAACTTTGAGTGGAACCTACAAACGTTCAATCTCGCGTATCTACCCATTACCATGCGACCAACAACACAACACCGATGAGATCTCGACACCTGCCAGCTAA
- the LOC134209057 gene encoding uncharacterized protein LOC134209057 translates to MSDANYRVAWDGLVARFSNNYLLKKRHMNALFEYPRIKKESAVALHDLIDCFERNTKILDQLGEKTNGWGAMLVHLMVSKLDEITQKRWEENVAPEKEPTFTSLVQFLKKQTRVLDAVSVDQHIFVPTTSSPHNSFKPRMAKVSVNSATENFSSNCFACQDKHWISRCPAFAKLPVDKGCNSPTPSGYVVIVWDEIIWLEIARQTANVDVQLPGTSSSGGGSNPSTTVGPSTATISSNLAVGNTRSHVFLQTVLLKVKDALGRTHIARALLDSGSQANLMSRRLFQLLRLSRLDRKVVITGIGGSRSQSAFEVSTTISSRVQKYSIAMEFLVLDKVTDDQPSRSIPLMHWNPPSDIALADPEFFVSAPIDLVLGAQYFYDFLVRDGGRLQVRKFGNALPVFVQTIFGWVATGESKCMDEISNVSCHVARIEPFEKTIEKFWALEELSNKTPYSQEEEDCEAHFTSTHTRDGTGRYTVRYPKRMDFYDMIGESKQGAIRRFSQIEKRLEQDSGLRKQYSDFMQEYLSLGHMKCIGEASDPQLDEGKTVCYLPHHPVFKDSSSTTKVRVVFDGSAKTSTNYSLNDALLAGPNIQDDLLDLMLRFRKHAVALVADVTKMYRQIRVHEDDTPLQRIVWRFSTVEPLQVYELQTITYGLTPSSFLATRVLKQLALDSKNKWDLATSAVQEDFYMDDFLSGADSVPEAIELQEEVQTLMSQGGLELRKWCSNKVEVLRVGWETGPDQFCIEVQPPTHEGYLTKRKIFSTIAKLYDPLGLVSPVVAWAKIRMQQLWIANSGWDDQVPNDVMVKWEEFSSQLQCLEEYKVPRYLFLLGSSSIEFHVFTDASEAGYGACIYARSEDQEGNTKIQLIAAKSRVAPLKRISLPRLELCAALLGARLYARVSKALRMEGTRCWFWTDSTVTLHWIQATPNSWQNFIGNRTAEIQQLTHGHSWNHVSGNENPADHVSRGMLPKELIGNTIWGSGPSWLSRGKNDWPKKSNVVPSEDLLERRKSVFVAQTGSDHNFLFYRYSSFQRLVRITALLLRFKNQCQRKFAPSPNTFVSVHELEQAKEVLSRVAQQEVFTEELKDLAKNRPVSKRSPLRLLHPFLDENSLIRLRGRLDHSSEKYQTKHPIILPKHHPLTYLITEYYHKLCMHSGPRMTLASMHQEFWPVNGKLVATSVFRKCLQCFRQNPTPIVQPVGQLPKQRTAPNRAFAVTGVDFVALST, encoded by the exons ATGAGCGATGCTAACTATAGGGTTGCTTGGGATGGTTTGGTGGCTCGTTTCTCAAACAACTACCTTCTCAAGAAACGACATATGAACGCGCTTTTTGAATATCCGAGGATAAAAAAGGAATCTGCTGTTGCGTTGCATGATCTCATCGATTGCTTTGAGCGGAACACAAAAATTTTGGATCAACTTGGAGAGAAGACCAACGGTTGGGGTGCGATGTTAGTGCATTTGATGGTTTCGAAACTCGACGAAATTACGCAAAAGCGGTGGGAGGAAAACGTCGCACCAGAAAAGGAGCCTACATTTACATCGCTGGTGCAGTTTCTCAAAAAGCAGACTCGAGTTTTGGATGCAGTTTCTGTTGATCAGCATATATTCGTTCCGACTACGTCTTCGCCACATAATAGTTTCAAGCCTCGAATGGCCAAGGTTTCGGTCAACTCGGCGACTGAAAATTTCTCCTCGAACTGTTTTGCCTGCCAAGACAAACATTGGATCTCTCGGTGTCCAGCCTTTGCGAAACTTCCTGTTGATAAAGGCTGCAACTCACCAACTCCAAGCGGTTATGTAGTAATTGTCTGGGACGAAATCATTTGGCTCGAGATTGCCCGTCAAA CAGCGAATGTTGACGTACAGTTACCTGGTACATCTTCATCTGGTGGTGGTTCAAACCCTTCTACTACTGTGGGTCCTTCGACGGCAACAATATCATCGAATTTGGCGGTAGGAAATACTAGGTCGCACGTGTTCCTGCAGACGGTGTTGTTGAAGGTGAAAGATGCATTGGGAAGGACGCACATCGCACGAGCTCTCCTAGATTCTGGCTCGCAGGCTAATCTGATGTCAAGGAGACTATTTCAACTTCTCCGGCTTTCTCGACTGGATAGGAAGGTGGTAATAACGGGAATCGGAGGATCGCGCAGCCAATCGGCATTTGAAGTCTCCACCACAATATCTTCACGCGTCCAGAAGTATTCGATTGCAATGGAATTTCTGGTTTTGGATAAAGTTACCGACGATCAACCTTCACGGTCTATTCCGTTGATGCACTGGAATCCTCCTTCCGATATAGCTCTAGCGGATCCGGAATTTTTTGTCTCGGCTCCGATCGATTTAGTGCTGGGTGCTCAATACTTCTACGACTTTCTAGTACGTGATGGTGGCCGGTTGCAGGTTCGAAAGTTTGGAAATGCTCTTCCTGTGTTCGTGCAAACAATATTCGGATGGGTTGCGACAGGTGAATCCAAATGCATGGATGAAATAAGCAATGTCAGTTGTCACGTAGCTAGAATAGAACCGTTCGagaaaactattgaaaagttttgggctttggaggaactttcgaacaaAACACCATATTCGCAAGAGGAAGAAGACTGTGAGGCGCACTTTACTAGTACGCATACACGAGACGGTACGGGAAGATATACGGTTCGTTACCCTAAACGCATGGATTTCTACGACATGATTGGAGAGTCTAAACAAGGTGCGATACGACGGTTTTCCCAAATCGAGAAACGCTTGGAGCAAGATTCTGGTTTGCGCAAGCAGTATTCAGACTTCATGCAAGAATATTTGAGTTTGGGCCACATGAAGTGTATAGGCGAGGCTAGCGACCCGCAATTGGATGAAGGAAAAACGGTCTGTTATCTCCCGCACCACCCGGTGTTTAAGGACTCAAGTTCGACTACCAAGGTGCGCGTAGTCTTTGATGGGTCTGCTAAAACGTCTACTAATTACTCGCTGAATGATGCTCTGCTTGCTGGTCCAAATATACAAGACGATCTCCTCGACTTGATGCTCCGTTTCAGAAAACATGCTGTCGCATTAGTCGCTGATGTCACTAAAATGTACCGACAGATCAGGGTTCATGAAGACGACACACCTCTTCAGAGAATTGTATGGAGATTTAGCACTGTAGAACCCCTTCAAGTGTACGAGCTCCAAACAATCACCTATGGTTTAACTCCATCTTCTTTCCTTGCCACTCGAGTTTTGAAGCAACTGGCTTTGGACTCGAAGAACAAATGGGATCTTGCTACTTCAGCGGTGCAGGAAGATTTCTACATGGACGACTTTTTATCCGGAGCTGATTCTGTACCCGAAGCTATCGAACTTCAAGAAGAAGTGCAAACACTGATGTCGCAAGGAGGTCTCGAGTTGCGGAAATGGTGCTCCAACAAGGTGGAAGTTCTGC GAGTAGGTTGGGAGACCGGACCAGACCAGTTTTGCATCGAGGTTCAACCACCCACACACGAGGGCTATTTAACGAAACGCAAAATTTTCTCGACGATTGCGAAGCTGTACGACCCGCTTGGTTTGGTGTCACCAGTCGTGGCATGGGCAAAAATTCGTATGCAGCAGCTTTGGATTGCGAATTCTGGATGGGACGATCAAGTACCGAATGACGTTATGGTGAAATGGGAGGAATTTTCTTCACAATTACAATGCCTGGAAGAATACAAGGTTCCGAGATACCTTTTCTTGCTGGGATCATCATCGATTGAATTTCACGTGTTCACGGATGCATCAGAAGCAGGATATGGTGCATGTATCTACGCACGCTCGGAAGACCAGGAAGGAAATACAAAGATTCAACTAATTGCGGCCAAATCCAGAGTTGCACCACTAAAACGCATTAGTTTACCGCGACTCGAACTTTGTGCTGCTTTACTTGGGGCTAGGTTGTACGCTCGAGTATCGAAAGCTTTGCGCATGGAAGGTACTCGATGCTGGTTTTGGACAGACTCGACTGTAACTCTGCACTGGATTCAAGCAACACCAAATTCATGGCAAAATTTCATCGGCAACCGTACGGCAGAAATCCAGCAACTAACGCATGGCCATTCATGGAACCACGTGAGCGGAAACGAAAATCCAGCGGACCACGTTTCGCGGGGAATGCTTCCCAAGGAATTGATCGGAAACACTATTTGGGGGAGTGGACCATCATGGCTATCACGAGGAAAAAACGACTGGCCTAAGAAGTCAAACGTAGTTCCATCCGAAGATCTTCTGGAGCGACGAAAATCGGTTTTTGTGGCACAAACAGGATCGGACCATAATTTTCTGTTCTACCGATACTCTTCCTTCCAAAGACTGGTTAGAATAACAGCTCTACTTCTTCGCTTCAAAAACCAATGTCAACGAAAATTCGCTCCTAGTCCTAATACATTCGTATCAGTCCATGAATTGGAACAGGCCAAGGAAGTCCTTTCAAGGGTTGCACAACAGGAGGTTTTTACGGAAGAGCTCAAGGATTTGGCTAAAAATCGACCGGTTTCTAAACGATCACCACTACGCCTGCTTCATCCATTCCTAGACGAGAATAGCCTGATTCGTCTGCGTGGGCGTCTGGATCACTCTTCTGAAAAATACCAAACAAAGCACCCTATCATCCTTCCAAAGCATCACCCTCTCACATACCTAATCACCGAATACTACCACAAACTCTGTATGCACTCTGGGCCTCGCATGACACTTGCCTCTATGCACCAAGAATTTTGGCCTGTAAACGGCAAACTAGTCGCCACCTCTGTGTTCCGTAAGTGTTTGCAATGCTTTCGTCAAAACCCTACCCCTATCGTTCAACCCGTTGGCCAATTACCGAAGCAACGCACCGCACCAAATAGAGCTTTCGCTGTGACCGGAGTGGATTTTGTGGCCCTGTCTACTTGA